The nucleotide sequence CCATGAGCCACGAGGTGCGAACAATAAGGGCATCAGGCCCAGCCAGCGATTCCCCCAAAAGTTTGGATTTTCCGTAAACGGAGAGCGGGTTCGGTAGGTCGGTTTCTGCGTAAGGCTCTTTCTTGGTGCCATCAAACACGTAGTCCGTAGAAATTTGTACCAGGCGAGCGCCGACGTTGCTTGCTTCATGCGCCAAAATGCTCACCGCTGAACCGTTCACCTCCATGGCTTTTTCAGGGTCGCTTTGGCAAGCATCCACGTCGGTCCACGCGGCACAGTTAATCACTACGGCGGGTTGCTCCCGGGCAAAAACTTCCGCCACCTCGGCGGAATTAGTGATGTCAAGAACTTCTCGAGGTAGGCCAACAAGACGGCGGCCTCCACCTTGGCGGTGCAAAGCGAGACCCAGTTGGCCGTTGCCGCCAGTGACCAGTATTTTCACAAACGTGCCTTTAGCGGTTCCCACCAAGAACGATTATCGGTGTACCAACGTACGGTGTCGGCCAAGCCATCTTCAAACGAATGTTGCTGCGCCCAACCCAAGGCAGTGACTTTAGAAATATCTATGGAGTAGCGCCGGTCGTGGCCCAGTCGATCCTCAACCCAGGTGATCATGGATTCGTCGCTACCGGTGAGTTCTAACAAAGCAGAGGTGAGTTCAAGATTGGTGAACTCATTACCGGCCCCGATGTTATAAATCTCACCGACTTGACCTTTACGTAACACCAAGTCCACCCCGGTACAGTTGTCGGCCACATGACACCAGTCGCGCACGTTTTTTCCGTCCCCGTACACCGGCACCTTGATGCCGTCCAACAGGTTGCTGGTAAACAATGGGATGAGCTTTTCGGGAAACTGGTAAGGGCCATAATTGTTAGACGACCGGGTAACTATTACCGGCAAGCCATGCGTGGTGTAGTGGCTTAAGGCAATCAGATCCGAACCAGCTTTAGAAGCAGAGTAAGGCGAGCGCGGGGCCAGAGAATCTTCTTCAGTAAAAGAACCCTCGTCAATAGACCCGTACACCTCGTCGGTAGAAATATGTAAGAAGCGTTCAACCTCGGCTCGGCCGGCCACATCACAAAGAATATTGGTGCCGTCACAGTTGGTACGGATAAAAGCATCAGGGTCAGTAATTGAACGATCCACGTGGCTTTCCGCAGCGAAGTGAACTACTGCTTGATGGCCCGGCAAGGCTGCTTCTACTGCAGCACGGTCACAAATGTCGCCGTGGACGAAAGAGAAACGAGGGTTGTCTTCGAGGTCGGCCAAACTTGCCCGGTTACCAGCGTAAGTAAGAGCATCAAAGACCGTGATTGCATCATCGGTAGTTTCAAGAACGTGACGTACATAATTTGAGCCAATAAACCCCGCAGCTCCGGTTACAAAAAGGCGCATAGCTAAAACCTCGGCCGAAGAGCAGGTTCAATAGCGGCCCGTCGTGGGTTGGCCTGGTCGCGAAGTGAAAGCACGGGTTCAGCTACCCCCCAGTCCGCATTGATTTCTGGATCATCCCAAGCAACCCCAAGTTCGTCGTCTGGGTTGTAGTAGCCATCAACTAAATAAGTAATGGTCAAATCGCTTAGGGCGGAAAAACCATGAGCAACCCCCGGCGGGATATAAACGCCACCGTGGTTATGCGTCCCGTCATCTCGTGTCCCAAGATTGGTACAAATAGTGGCTCCTTCAGTGGGGGAGCCTTGGCGTAGATCATGAAGCACCACTCGGGCAGTACCAAAAGGTACGTACCAATAATCAGATTGGTGGAGGTGGAAATGCAAACCAACCAGGCTGCCCGCTTGGCGGTCAGCTCGATTGTTTTGGATCATGGGAGGAGCCCCAGGGAACCATTCTTGACGCCAAGTTTCTACAAAAATGCCGCGGTCATCGTTGAATACCTTTGGTTCCACGAAGACAACTCCGTAAATGGTTTCAGAAGAGACGATGCGAGGCATGAGGTTCCTTAATGAAGTTCAACAATTGAGTCATCACCCAACATCAAACTACTGGTGCCGGAAGAAGAAGTGCCTGAAACGCTACTGGAGCGGCCAAGCAACGAAGAGGTCACGCGACCGCCGCCATTAATTAAACAATTCTTCAAAAGAACTGAATCATCAAGAACGGCATCAGACAACACACAGTTATCGCCCAACGACACGTACGGGCCAATTTGACAATTATCAATAACAACATTTTCGCCAATAACCACCGGCCCAGTAATAACTGAATTGGTAATGGTGCAGCGAGCACCTATTTGCACCGCCCCCGCAATAAGAGAAGATTCGTCAACGGTTGTCGAAACATCAGTTTGCGTCTCAATGGTGCCCAGAACCAAGCGGTTGCACTCCAGCAAAGGGTCCTTCTTGCCTGTGTCAATCCACCACCCATCGAGCATGTCGTGGTCGACCATTAGGCCCTGGCCAGATAACCACGCAATGGCGTCAGTGATTTCAAGCTCGCCCCGAGGCGAAGGCTTAATTGAAGCCACCGCATCATGAATAACCGAAGAGAAAAAATAAACCCCTACGAGAGCAAGGTCTGAAGGTGGATTCTCTGGTTTCTCCACCAAATCAGTTACTACACCATCGGCATTGACCACCGCTACCCCAAACGAACTTGGGTTGGCGACTTTTTTAAGCAACACCCGGCAATCCAAGGAAGATGCTGCTCGGTCAACAATAAAGCGATCAACAAGTTCGGTTAAATTCTGCTCCAACATGTTGTCGCCCAAATACATAACAAAATCATCAACACCCAAAAAATCTTGAGCAATAAGTACACAATGGGCGAGGCCCAAAGGTTTGTCCTGCGAGAGGTAAGTAATCTCGGCGCCCCAGCGAGAACCATCACCCACCGCTTGGCGCACTTCGTCCCCAGTTTCACCAACGACGATACCGATGTCGGTGATGCCAGCTTCAACCAAACCCTCGATCCCATAAAAGAGAATAGGTTTATTGGCAATGGGGACCAACTGCTTGGCGCTGGTGTGGGTAATAGGGCGAAGTCGGGTACCTGCGCCACCACTGAGAATAAGACCTTTCACAAAGATCAAGGATACCGACCGGCTGGTCAAGGTGCCTGCATAGTCAAAAATGAGCGCCAAAGTTCGCTAACCTCGCCCAATAATGAATAACGAAAATAAGCCAACCAAAGTTGTCGTAGTGGGTTGCGGCTACGTTGGGCTCACCGCAGCCGCTTGTTTAGCCGACCTCGGACACGTAGTAGTAGGTGTTGAAAATAACGCCGACAGGCTGGCCTCGTTACGACAAGGGAAAGCTCCCTTCTTTGAACCCGACCTAGACGCCCTAGTGGCCTCTGGGCAAACCGGTAACCGGCTTTCGTTTACTGAAGATCTGACCGCAGCAGTTGTTGACGCAGACGTAGTACTCATAAGCGTCCCTACTCCTTCGCTGGGCGATGGAGCCGCAGACCTAACCATTGTTGAATCAGTGGTCAGCACTTTGTCAAAATCTTTGCCATCAGGAGCCGTGGTGGTACTCAAATCAACGGTTCCTATCGGAACGAGCACCCAAGTAGTGGGGTGGCTCGGCCGAAGCGATGTTGAA is from Acidimicrobiia bacterium and encodes:
- a CDS encoding dTDP-4-keto-6-deoxy-D-glucose epimerase codes for the protein MPRIVSSETIYGVVFVEPKVFNDDRGIFVETWRQEWFPGAPPMIQNNRADRQAGSLVGLHFHLHQSDYWYVPFGTARVVLHDLRQGSPTEGATICTNLGTRDDGTHNHGGVYIPPGVAHGFSALSDLTITYLVDGYYNPDDELGVAWDDPEINADWGVAEPVLSLRDQANPRRAAIEPALRPRF
- the rfbB gene encoding dTDP-glucose 4,6-dehydratase → MRLFVTGAAGFIGSNYVRHVLETTDDAITVFDALTYAGNRASLADLEDNPRFSFVHGDICDRAAVEAALPGHQAVVHFAAESHVDRSITDPDAFIRTNCDGTNILCDVAGRAEVERFLHISTDEVYGSIDEGSFTEEDSLAPRSPYSASKAGSDLIALSHYTTHGLPVIVTRSSNNYGPYQFPEKLIPLFTSNLLDGIKVPVYGDGKNVRDWCHVADNCTGVDLVLRKGQVGEIYNIGAGNEFTNLELTSALLELTGSDESMITWVEDRLGHDRRYSIDISKVTALGWAQQHSFEDGLADTVRWYTDNRSWWEPLKARL
- a CDS encoding glucose-1-phosphate thymidylyltransferase codes for the protein MKGLILSGGAGTRLRPITHTSAKQLVPIANKPILFYGIEGLVEAGITDIGIVVGETGDEVRQAVGDGSRWGAEITYLSQDKPLGLAHCVLIAQDFLGVDDFVMYLGDNMLEQNLTELVDRFIVDRAASSLDCRVLLKKVANPSSFGVAVVNADGVVTDLVEKPENPPSDLALVGVYFFSSVIHDAVASIKPSPRGELEITDAIAWLSGQGLMVDHDMLDGWWIDTGKKDPLLECNRLVLGTIETQTDVSTTVDESSLIAGAVQIGARCTITNSVITGPVVIGENVVIDNCQIGPYVSLGDNCVLSDAVLDDSVLLKNCLINGGGRVTSSLLGRSSSVSGTSSSGTSSLMLGDDSIVELH
- the rfbD gene encoding dTDP-4-dehydrorhamnose reductase encodes the protein MVGTAKGTFVKILVTGGNGQLGLALHRQGGGRRLVGLPREVLDITNSAEVAEVFAREQPAVVINCAAWTDVDACQSDPEKAMEVNGSAVSILAHEASNVGARLVQISTDYVFDGTKKEPYAETDLPNPLSVYGKSKLLGESLAGPDALIVRTSWLMGPDAPNMLQTILGLLNGHDDLTFVDDQTGCPTFVDDLAAGLLRLVEARSTGIFHLTNADPVSWFAFAQEVAQAGGYDPKRVHAIATSAFSPPRPAPRPVNSVLANQSFVDAGFSPLRSHRLALTETMAL